Proteins encoded together in one Triticum dicoccoides isolate Atlit2015 ecotype Zavitan chromosome 7B, WEW_v2.0, whole genome shotgun sequence window:
- the LOC119339494 gene encoding putative cyclin-dependent kinase F-2 — MAASAGKKEAVWPATMARYERLEKLGAGINGEVFKAWDTQDNLIVAVKRLSGSGDDGFIISGLPEVMREAMCLGACRGIPSTVHHRATCVAACQRDSFIVMDYVGRLNLRGYMQRRVHRRRPFSEDEVRRIMKQLVEGVKAVHGVGVLHLDIKPENVLLDDGTEDRKQKPKKKGAVEADVAGEVKDDRIVYKIGGFGMSTKERGKKQPEVIILTPYSAPELLLHSREYDDRVDTWGLGCIMADLLSGTGASMFDGESDIEIMAKVFGIVGTEGIKEWSGYSGLAADQKSKLPGKGGVSRLRQKFPSRKLSSAGFEVLSGLLESNPEKRLTAAEALQKPWFGKQRRGFAGFFKSCMVGVLPEI; from the coding sequence ATGGCAGCTTCCGCCGGAAAGAAAGAGGCCGTCTGGCCTGCCACCATGGCGCGGTACGAGCGGCTGGAGAAGCTGGGAGCGGGCATCAACGGCGAAGTGTTCAAGGCGTGGGACACCCAGGACAACCTGatcgtcgccgtcaagcggctcagCGGGAGCGGCGACGACGGCTTCATTATCTCCGGCCTACCGGAGGTCATGCGGGAGGCCATGTGCCTGGGCGCCTGCCGCGGCATCCCCTCGACCGTGCACCACCGCGCAACCTGCGTTGCCGCATGCCAACGCGATTCCTTCATCGTGATGGACTACGTGGGGCGCCTCAACCTACGCGGCTACATGCAGCGCCGGGTCCATCGTCGTCGGCcgttctccgaggacgaggtgcgcCGGATCATGAAGCAGCTCGTGGAGGGGGTGAAGGCCGTGCACGGCGTGGGCGTCCTGCACCTCGACATCAAGCCGGAGAACGTGCTCCTCGACGACGGCACCGAGGACAGGAAGCAGAAGCCCAAAAAGAAGGGGGCCGTGGAAGCCGATGTAGCCGGCGAGGTCAAGGACGACCGCATAGTCTACAAGATCGGCGGTTTCGGGATGTCCACGAAAGAGCGGGGAAAGAAGCAGCCGGAGGTGATTATTCTGACGCCGTACAGCGCGCCGGAGCTCCTGCTGCACTCGCGCGAGTACGACGATCGCGTGGACACGTGGGGGCTGGGATGCATAATGGCCGACCTCCTCTCGGGCACCGGCGCCTCCATGTTCGACGGCGAGTCGGACATAGAGATCATGGCTAAAGTGTTTGGCATCGTCGGCACGGAGGGGATCAAGGAGTGGTCTGGATACTCGGGGCTAGCGGCAGATCAGAAGTCGAAGCTGCCGGGGAAGGGGGGCGTCAGCCGCCTTCGGCAAAAGTTTCCCAGTCGCAAGTTGTCGTCGGCCGGGTTCGAGGTGCTCAGCGGGCTGCTGGAGAGCAACCCGGAGAAGCGGCTTACCGCAGCGGAGGCGCTTCAGAAGCCTTGGTTCGGCAAACAAcgacgtggctttgctggtttcTTCAAGTCGTGCATGGTTGGAGTCCTACCGGAGATTTAG